One Neodiprion pinetum isolate iyNeoPine1 chromosome 1, iyNeoPine1.2, whole genome shotgun sequence genomic window carries:
- the Cpsf73 gene encoding cleavage and polyadenylation specificity factor 73 → MSSKRKPDTQVPAEESDLLSIRPLGAGQEVGRSCIMLEFKGKKIMLDCGIHPGLSGMDALPFVDLVEADEIDLLLISHFHLDHCGALPWFLQKTSFKGRCFMTHATKAIYRWLLSDYIKVSNIATEQMLYTESDLETSMDKIETINFHEEKDVFGIKFWAYNAGHVLGAAMFMIEIAGVKILYTGDFSRQEDRHLMAAEIPNIHPDVLITESTYGTHIHEKREDREGRFTNLVHEIVNRGGRCLIPVFALGRAQELLLILDEYWSQHPELHEIPIYYASSLAKKCMAVYQTYVNAMNDKIRRQIAINNPFVFKHISNLKGIDHFEDIGPCVVMASPGMMQSGLSRELFESWCTDSKNGVIIAGYCVEGTLAKTILSEPEEITTMSGQKLPLKMSVDYISFSAHTDYQQTSEFIRILKPPHVVLVHGEQNEMGRLKAALQREYEDDPHTIMEIHNPRNTVAVELYFRGEKTAKVMGTLAMETPKPGQKLSGVLVKRNFNYHVLAPCDLSKYTDMSMSQVVQRQSVHFSTSLPVLKHLLTQIAGSIENIDDKKMRVFKNVDVIVEGKVVTMEWIATPVNDMYADSVLTAILQAEMMEQPPKTLPAPTKMDRMHFKECLIEMLQEMFGEDSVPKIFKGEKLYVTVDGKKAHIDLLNLEVTSTEDETFQQIVQTAVSKLHQSLAPPCDTL, encoded by the coding sequence ATGTCATCTAAACGGAAGCCGGACACCCAAGTGCCGGCAGAAGAAAGCGATTTACTTTCGATTCGGCCGCTTGGTGCCGGACAAGAAGTTGGAAGATCTTGCATTATGCTGGAATTCAAAGGAAAAAAGATAATGCTGGACTGTGGAATACATCCAGGTCTCTCCGGCATGGATGCTCTTCCATTCGTTGACTTGGTAGAAGCCGATGAAATCGACCTGCTTCTGATATCTCATTTTCACCTCGATCACTGTGGAGCCTTACCTTGGTTTTTGCAAAAAACTAGTTTTAAGGGACGTTGTTTCATGACTCACGCGACAAAAGCTATATATCGCTGGTTGTTGTCCGATTACATAAAAGTCAGTAACATTGCCACGGAGCAGATGTTGTATACCGAGTCTGACCTAGAAACTAGTATGGATAAAATAGAGACGATAAATTTCCACGAGGAAAAAGATGTCTTCGGTATTAAATTTTGGGCATATAATGCTGGCCACGTTCTTGGCGCTGCTATGTTCATGATCGAAATTGCTGGTGTTAAAATACTGTACACAGGTGATTTTAGTCGGCAAGAAGACAGGCATTTGATGGCTGCCGAAATACCAAACATTCATCCTGACGTATTGATAACTGAATCCACCTACGGAACTCACATTCATGAGAAGCGGGAAGATCGAGAAGGAAGATTTACTAATTTGGTACACGAAATTGTGAACAGAGGCGGAAGATGCTTGATTCCTGTATTTGCCCTGGGACGAGCACAAGAGCTACTGCTAATCCTGGATGAATACTGGAGCCAACACCCCGAGTTGCATGAAATTCCCATTTATTATGCTTCGTCTTTGGCCAAAAAATGTATGGCAGTTTATCAAACTTACGTTAACGCGATGAACGACAAAATACGGAGACAGATAGCAATTAACAACCCTTTTGTATTCAAGCACATATCAAACTTGAAAGGGATCGATCATTTCGAAGACATAGGACCTTGTGTCGTTATGGCATCTCCTGGTATGATGCAGAGTGGCTTGTCCAGAGAATTATTTGAGTCTTGGTGCACTGATTCGAAGAATGGAGTAATAATCGCCGGTTACTGTGTAGAGGGGACTCTAGCCAAAACAATCCTCTCCGAACCCGAAGAAATTACAACCATGTCTGGTCAAAAATTGCCTTTGAAAATGTCAGTGGATTATATATCATTCTCAGCCCATACCGACTATCAACAGACGTCAGAGTTTATTAGGATTTTGAAACCACCACATGTTGTATTGGTTCATGGGGAACAAAATGAAATGGGCAGATTAAAAGCTGCTCTACAAAGGGAATACGAGGACGATCCACACACCATAATGGAGATACACAATCCTAGGAATACAGTGGCAGTAGAGCTGTATTTTCGTGGTGAAAAAACAGCAAAAGTTATGGGAACTTTAGCTATGGAAACTCCAAAACCTGGACAGAAGTTATCAGGTGTTCTGGTGAAAAGAAACTTCAATTACCACGTACTGGCGCCTTGCGATTTATCGAAGTATACCGATATGAGCATGAGCCAGGTGGTTCAAAGACAAAGCGTACATTTTTCTACATCGTTACCGGTATTGAAACATTTGCTAACGCAAATTGCTGGAAGCATAGAAAATATCGATGATAAAAAGATGAGAGTATTCAAAAATGTTGATGTTATTGTAGAAGGAAAAGTTGTCACAATGGAATGGATAGCGACTCCTGTAAACGACATGTATGCAGATTCAGTTTTGACTGCAATATTGCAAGCTGAAATGATGGAACAACCGCCGAAAACACTCCCTGCACCAACGAAAATGGACCGAATGCATTTCAAGGAATGTCTGATAGAAATGCTTCAAGAAATGTTTGGTGAAGATTCGGTacccaaaattttcaaaggcgAAAAACTGTATGTTACAGTTGATGGTAAAAAGGCTCACATAGATTTGTTAAATTTAGAAGTAACAAGCACGGAGGATGAAACCTTTCAACAAATAGTCCAGACTGCCGTTTCCAAGTTACATCAGTCATTGGCTCCGCCATGCGatactttataa
- the DNApol-theta gene encoding DNA polymerase theta encodes MSGTTIGSFGEQTLDALLEAECCSNTKNNTVNKKEADNLRNCKPFFIRLQEIKENLTDSRLKNNHPPCKNYSAKLVTNDDTNIEKYFQESILLSKADTSGLPSKIICGNDNVKSKKNNEIDLIEDASGNNKFLYNQKGQSSRKESVGVSLSKQDLVKLSEEFLIVESSADKRSNNNSRAVTNVRGLRKKCISNNTALNDVNFIHSSSNDKIVNNNLVNMVNKKTQDVQIEKRTQSGQLNDLLQVCAQPVNNDLNSIPESVSEYSIVNTQYRCKLSAWGLPPDILQKYELRGMTKMFPWQVECLSNYRVLEENKNLVYSAPTSAGKTFVAEMLVIKTVLERQKKVIFILPFVSVVREKMFYFQDLLSSSGIRVEGFMGGIAPAGGLAAAHIAIATIEKANSLINRLMEEGDLSSLGAVVVDELHLLGDPHRGYLLELLLTKLKYMTLREEHVKIQLIGMSATLPNLSVLAEWLDAELFSTEFRPVPLNEQYKVRTTIYDNKFVPVRELDPSPELPNDSDNILQLCIETISNGHSTLIFCPTKNWCEKLAHQVAAIFFKLGSEETTLGKILRNQLDSNAIEETLSQLKRCPAGLDDILKSTVSFGVAFHHAGLTMDERDIIEGSFRTGSLRVLIATSTLSSGVNLPARRVIIRSLMFHGKVIDTLTYRQMIGRAGRMGKDTAGESILICKPNEKKAAESLLSAPLDPVESCLEGSGPLIRALLEAVASEVACTPVDINLYGRCMLASFNPENNVGTHTKEAMDYLTTHEFITVQETKEKEQRWVATALGKACLASSVSPGEGLFLFEELQRARKCFVLETELHIIYLVTPFNSGSLTGQIDWMIFFNLWKSLSECERRVGQMVGIEERFVMSAIRGIAKHGKQQNIHRRFFTALALHDLVREMPLTTVSEKYGCSRGVLQSLQQSASTFAGMVTQFCKQLGWDCMELLFCQFQARLQFGVCRELLDLLRLPMLNGLRARSLYKEGIKCVADLATADELCVERALHKALPFESEKEQDGEHVLDAAKRNKVRSIFVTGRDGLTPYQAAVLLVQEARTLVQHELGVTEVHWKQDNVTSRNKLGTILDDKSNASAIQDHDINQINNQIAMNIPAPIRTASSIAKDATSQDCTENSKTIKDVWKSDNDSVDAIQQTQNCETGNVVSTVISELHSHRIEYREIKMDGSKITHHIRNEEIDLRNKLQGETMQTELNNHKITRGEKHVNEIVKNKPKFSLLGAKRKIRAKDSVTSISSDNFQQIISETATFGSPKSLKTPDNERSKSKILNNGPDDTKTNITERNLQENCENICNKISEKSSPAKMVLPDFKLSISPVVTLKWLSFNEKMSSKQSSEELRKSLRPESFSEQGKKDLRLNDEKKVSLSRSPSLFGDSLYLDSQFCNELEKNVYGSLDITKVKGTECSAIDSPSISLQKPIAAIETKGKTPEIIMKQTSSSGVKFSSNTNAMQNRAVTENPDLNNHIFNSEEINFSWNSTTWDHLKESNNASNLDSGKKKLNLQMTSNDFDISDEIAATPMMQNTRLKSISLKSNIQNVRNVKLIDNSGTRKRKFNETHSLSDSSPVLNVLNLSHNRRLSFGSNKSDSDDLIAASQNLESIKNTTKSRTRIKLESSKRIMINKKQHNSTLTKCNGQSNAIKTKNIELIRTGNASAKKVLYQENCSTDSVVSNSEEDSPIQRMRATQNLHKRTVNSSFIVQKIENLQKCKKRCLRSDVREEQLNSEQTVNWNVLDIINVTLNDNIFKLFSNELKQKTEIAIALAHNKFVNDTIGIGSKLVSGSASRMKNKFKKNESCVYLDTVVNGVAISWGRNVIYWISFENRKEGSITLKDRLQLLRDVFTDSSVNVRCYGSKEVYKKLHQCCKITPNCRFLDPKVAEWLLQPETDESNICDMAKMYFPQGATILQHASSLKSSAGTSSGNDDYFFDRHKAAAVATVTWHVTSKLIEELHKQSQTLLNTFEDVETKVVSTLARMELTGIGLNLESLQELSAVLQEEMSSLEQRAYSLAGRKFSFTSSKEVAQVLGMYKGVKVSTNKAVLENCDNPISKQIMSWRKLNTTQTKMVFPLLNLAQQGPRVRGCCLTRTATGRISMHEPNLQNVPRDFNSENNSYVISMRMAFVPTCGNIMLSADYCQLELRILAHLSKDPVLCEIMKKDSDIFKNIAAQWNYITINEVDDDMRQRTKQLCYGIIYGMGSRALAKQLSVTELEASRFMESFMGTYPNVNNWLNQVITESRENGYVTTLMERRRLLPSLNSEIKSERSQAERQAVNTKIQGSAADLAKKAMVLIDERLQKEYSDTSRVISEMKTRKLRSSKDSQNRGAYLVLQLHDELLYEVNAADLDRVAAIVKISMEEAYQLTIPLPVKIRVGPTWGSLTEYTVQKPIESSECIF; translated from the exons ATGAGCGGAACGACAATAGGCTCATTTGGGGAGCAGACCTTGGATGCATTATTAGAAGCCGAATGTTGCAGCAATACAAAGAATAATACCGTAAATAAGAAAGAAGCGGATAATTTACGCAACTGTAaaccattttttattcgtcttcaagaaataaaagagaatTTGACTGATAgtcgtttgaaaaacaatcatCCGCCTTGCAAAAACTACTCTGCAAAATTGGTGACGAATGATGATACCAatattgagaaatattttcaagaaagTATACTTTTATCTAAAGCTGACACTTCAGGTTTACCAAGTAAAATAATTTGTGGAAACGATAATGTTAagtcaaagaaaaataatgaaattgatttgattgaaGACGCGAGtggtaataataaatttttatacaaccaGAAAGGTCAAAGTTCCAGAAAAGAATCTGTTGGAGTATCTTTATCCAAACAAGATCTTGTCAAGTTATCTGAAGAATTTCTCATAGTCGAAAGTTCAGCTGACAAGAGGTCAAACAATAATTCACGTGCAGTTACCAACGTGAGAGGCTTGCGGAAAAAATGTATCTCAAATAACACAGCATTGAATGACgttaattttatacattcatcATCCAatgacaaaattgtaaataataatctaGTAAACATGGTCAACAAGAAGACCCAAGATGTgcagattgaaaaaagaactCAAAGTGGGCAACTCAATGACCTGTTACAAGTGTGTGCACAACCAGTAAATAATGATTTAAATTCGATACCTGAGTCAGTCAGCGAATACTCCATAGTTAACACACAGTATCGTTGCAAATTATCTGCATGGGGATTGCCACCAGATATTCTCCAG AAATATGAATTGAGAGGCATGACAAAGATGTTTCCCTGGCAAGTGGAATGTTTATCCAATTACCGAGTGCTCGAGGAAAACAAGAACTTAGTTTATTCCGCACCAACATCAGCAGGGAAGACTTTCGTTGCAGAAATGCTTGTCATAAAAACGGTCTTAGAACGGCAAaagaaagtaattttcatcCTACCATTTGTCTCAGTGGTTCGAGAGAAAATGTTTTACTTTCAA GATTTGCTATCGAGCAGTGGAATTCGAGTTGAAGGTTTCATGGGAGGTATTGCTCCAGCAGGAGGGCTGGCTGCTGCCCATATAGCAATAGCAACCATTGAAAAAGCAAATTCGTTAATTAACCGATTAATGGAAGAAGGAGATCTTTCATCTTTAGGAGCCGTAGTTGTTGACGAACTTCATCTACTTGGAGATCCGCATCGCGGGTACTTGCTCGAATTGCTGCTAACAAAACTGAAATACATGACTCTAAG GGAAGAGCATGTGAAAATCCAACTCATTGGTATGTCAGCTACACTTCCGAATCTCTCGGTTTTAGCTGAATGGTTGGATGCAGAGCTTTTCAGCACAGAATTCAGACCTGTCCCTCTGAATGAGCAATACAAG GTACGCACAACTATATATGACAATAAATTCGTACCTGTAAGAGAGTTAGATCCTTCACCTGAACTACCAAACGATTCGGACAATATTCTTCAACTTTGCATTGAAACCATATCGAATGGACACAGTACATTGATATTTTGTCCTACCAAAAACTGGTGTGAGAAACTAGCCCATCAAGTTGCTGCAATATTCTTCAAGTTGG GTAGCGAAGAAACAACCCTGGGGAAAATTCTTAGGAACCAATTAGATTCGAATGCAATAGAGGAAACACTGTCACAACTGAAAAGGTGCCCTGCTGGTTTGGATGATATCTTGAAGAGCACGGTTTCATTTGGTGTCGCATTTCATCATGCAGGTCTTACCATGGATGAGCGCGACATTATTGAAGGCTCTTTCAg AACTGGGTCACTCAGAGTTCTCATAGCCACGTCAACTTTGAGTAGTGGAGTCAATCTACCAGCCCGAAGAGTAATTATCAGATCGCTAATGTTTCATGGGAAAGTAATCGATACTTTAACATACAGACAGATGATTGGACGTGCTGGTCGAATGGGAAAGGACACTGCAG GTGAAAGCATATTAATATGTAagccaaatgaaaaaaaagcagcaGAAAGTTTATTGTCAGCACCTTTAGATCCAGTAGAATCTTGTTTAGAAGGTTCGGGACCACTTATTAGAGCACTTTTAGAAGCTGTGGCAAGTGAAGTTGCCTGTACACCTGTGGATATTAACCTTTATGGCAGATGCATGCTGGCTAGTTTCAATCCCGAAAATAACGTTGGTACTCATACAAAAGAAGCTATGGACTATTTAACTACGCATGAATTTATTAC AGTTCAAGAAACTAAAGAGAAAGAACAACGGTGGGTCGCAACAGCACTTGGCAAAGCCTGTCTTGCGTCATCAGTTTCTCCCGGAGAgggattatttttgtttgaagAATTACAAAGAGCAAGAAAATGTTTCGTTCTTGAAACAGAATTGCACATTATATATCTGGTGACTCCATTTAATTCTGGTAGTTTAACCGGTCAAATAGATtggatgatattttttaacttaTGGAAATCTTTGTCCGAATGTGAACGCAGAGTCGGACAAATGGTAGGAATTGAAGAGCGTTTCGTCATGTCAGCTATTCGTGGAATTGCTAAGCATGGAAAACAG CAAAATATACACAGAAGATTCTTTACTGCATTAGCCCTACATGATTTGGTAAGAGAGATGCCATTGACCACTGTGTCAGAAAAATATGGGTGCAGTCGAGGGGTTTTGCAAAGCTTACAACAATCCGCTTCGACATTTGCTG GAATGGTGACACAATTCTGTAAACAACTAGGATGGGATTGCATGGAGTTGTTATTTTGTCAGTTTCAAGCAAGATTACAGTTTGGCGTTTGCAGAGAATTATTGGACTTGCTTCGTCTCCCAATGCTCAATGGTCTTCGTGCTAGAAGTCTTTACAAAGAGGGAATTAAGTGTGTCGCGGATCTAGCTACTGCTGACGAACTCTGTGTTGAACGTGCTTTACACAAAGCTTTACCTTTTGAAAG CGAAAAAGAACAAGATGGTGAACACGTATTAGATGCTGCCAAGAGAAATAAAGTACGAAGTATTTTTGTTACTGGAAGAGATGGTCTAACTCCATACCAAGCAGCAGTCTTGTTGGTGCAAGAAGCACGTACTTTAGTGCAG CATGAATTAGGTGTCACAGAAGTACACTGGAAACAAGATAATGTGACTTCAAGAAACAAACTTGGAACAATATTAGACGATAAGAGCAATGCATCGGCTATTCAGGATCATGACATTaatcaaataaacaatcaaattgCTATGAATATTCCGGCACCTATTAGAACGGCAAGTTCAATAGCAAAAGATGCTACTTCACAGGATTGCACAGAGAATAGTAAAACTATAAAAGATGTATGGAAATCTGACAATGATTCAGTGGACGCAATACAGCAAACGCAAAATTGCGAAACTGGCAATGTCGTGTCGACGGTTATTTCTGAACTACATTCACATCGAATAGAATACAGGGAAATTAAAATGGATGGCTCAAAAATCACTCATCATATCCGTaacgaagaaattgatttacgAAACAAGTTACAGGGGGAAACAATGCAGACGGAACTTAATAATCATAAGATAACGCGAGGAGAAAAGCATGTGAATgaaatcgttaaaaataagcccaaattcagtctTCTAGGCGCGAAACGAAAAATACGAGCTAAAGATAGCGTGACATCGATATCCagtgataattttcaacagaTTATAAGTGAAACAGCGACTTTTGGTTCCCCAAAATCTCTCAAAACACCAGATAATGAGCGGAGTAAgagtaaaatattgaataatggTCCAGATGACACAAAAACCAACATTACTGAAAGAAACTTACAGGAAAATTGTGAGAATATTTGCAATAAAATCAGTGAAAAGTCCAGTCCTGCTAAGATGGTTTTGCCAGATTTCAAATTGAGTATTTCGCCAGTCGTTACCTTGAAGTGGTTAtcatttaatgaaaaaatgtctaGTAAGCAGTCAAGTGAAGAATTACGAAAAAGTCTCAGACCAGAATCATTCTCAGAGCAAGGTAAAAAAGACCTTAGACTCAATGATGAAAAGAAAGTATCACTTTCACGAAGTCCCAGTTTATTTGGAGATAGTTTATATTTGGATTCGCAGTTCTGCAatgaacttgaaaaaaatgtttatggATCCTTAGATATCACTAAAGTTAAAGGCACAGAATGTTCTGCAATTGATAGTCCGTCCATCAGTTTACAGAAGCCTATTGCTGCAATAGAAACTAAAGGAAAGACGCCAGAGATAATTATGAAACAGACCAGTAGTTCTGgagtcaaattttcatctaaTACAAATGCCATGCAAAATCGTGCAGTTACTGAAAATCCAGACTTGaataatcatattttcaacagtGAAGAAATTAACTTCTCATGGAACAGCACTACATGGGATCATTTGAAGGAATCGAATAATGCCTCAAATTTAgattctggaaaaaaaaaattaaatcttcAAATGACTTCTAATGATTTTGACATCAGTGATGAAATAGCAGCAACACCAATGATGCAAAATACTCGCTTGAAATCCATTTCCTTAAAATCGAACATACAAAATGTACGCAATGTAAAACTTATAGACAATTCGGGAACTCGCAAACGTAAGTTTAACGAGACTCACTCTTTGAGTGATAGTAGTCCAGTTCTCAACGTATTGAATCTCAGTCATAATCGGAGACTATCCTTTGGATCAAATAAGTCAGATTCAGACGATCTAATTGCAGCATCACAGAATTTGGAATCTATTAAGAATACCACAAAAAGTAGAACCAGAATAAAACTGGAATCCTCAAAAAGAATTATGATTAATAAAAAGCAGCACAATTCAACACTTACAAAGTGTAACGGGCAGTCAAATGCCATCAAAACCAAGAACATTGAGTTGATAAGAACCGGCAATGCTAGCGCTAAAAAAGTTTTGTATCAAGAGAATTGTAGTACAGATAGTGTTGTGTCGAATTCAGAGGAGGATTCTCCTATCCAAAGAATGCGAGCAACTCAAAACCTGCACAAAAGAACTGTGAATTCGTCATTTATCGTTCAGAAGATTGAAAACctacaaaaatgcaaaaaaaggTGTTTAAGGTCTGACGTTAGGGAAGAACAATTAAATTCAGAGCAAACAGTGAATTGGAATGTCTTAGACATCATCAACGTAACTTTGAATGAcaatatattcaaattattcagtAACGAATTAAAGCAGAAGACTGAGATTGCGATAGCTTTGGCTCacaataaatttgtaaatgaTACAATTGGTATTGGAAGTAAATTAGTTTCCGGATCGGCAagcagaatgaaaaataagtttaagaaaaatgaaagctGTGTTTACTTAGACACAGTTGTCAACGGAGTTGCCATTTCTTGGGGCAGAAATGTTATTTATTGGATCtcttttgaaaatagaaaag AAGGAAGTATTACATTAAAAGACCGTCTGCAACTCTTACGAGACGTATTCACAGATTCATCGGTAAATGTACGCTGCTACGGAAGCAAGGAAGTATACAAAAAACTTCATCAATGCTGTAAGATTACCCCTAACTGTAGATTCCTTGATCCAAAAGTAGCAGAATGGTTACTACAACCTGAGACTGACGAAAGCAACATTTGCGACATG GCTAAGATGTATTTTCCGCAAGGTGCTACTATCTTACAACATGCAAGTTCTTTAAAAAGCTCTGCTGGAACCAGTTCCGGAAatgatgattattttttcgatagacATAAAGCTGCTGCAGTGGCAACTGTGACATGGCATGTTACGAGTAAGCTTATTGAAGAGTTACACAAGCAGAGTCAAACATTGTTAAATACATTTGAag ATGTGGAAACCAAAGTGGTATCAACACTGGCTCGTATGGAACTAACAGGAATAGGTCTAAATCTTGAATCACTTCAAGAGCTGTCAGCCGTTCTCCAAGAAGAAATGTCATCATTGGAACAAAGAGCATATTCGTTAGCTGGGCGAAAGTTTAGTTTCACCTCCTCGAAAGAAGTGGCACAG GTTCTCGGGATGTACAAGGGAGTTAAAGTCAGCACAAATAAAGCCGTACTAGAAAATTGCGATAATCCAATATCTAAACAAATTATGTCTTGGCGGAAACTTAATACAACGCAGACAAAA ATGGTATTTCCGTTATTAAACCTGGCGCAACAAGGTCCACGAGTTCGAGGGTGTTGTCTAACACGTACAGCCACTGGCCGTATATCAATGCACGAACCAAATTTACAGAATGTTCCAAGAGATTttaattctgaaaataatagtTATGTAATTAGTATGCGAATGGCATTTGTTCCCACCTGTGGAAATATCATGTTATCAGCAGATTATTGTCAACTTGAGCTAAGAATATTGGCACATCTTTCAAAAGATCCCGTCTTgtgtgaaataatgaaaaaggaTTCTGACATTTTCAAGAACATTGCTGCGCAGTGGAACTATATAACCATAAATGAG GTAGATGATGATATGCGTCAACGCACAAAACAGCTTTGTTATGGAATAATTTATGGCATGGGTTCGAGGGCTTTGGCAAAACAATTATCAGTTACTGAATTAGAAGCAAGCAGGTTCATGGAAAGTTTTATGGGAACTTATCCAAACGTGAATAATTGGCTTAATCAGGTGATAACCGAAAGCCGAGAAAATGGATATGTAACGACTCTAATGGAAAGGCGCAGATTACTTCCGAGTCTAAATAGTGAGATAAAAAGTGAAAGAT CTCAAGCAGAGAGACAAGCAGtgaatacaaaaattcaaGGTTCAGCAGCGGACTTGGCTAAAAAAGCTATGGTTCTAATAGATGAAAGACTGCAGAAAGAGTATTCAGATACATCTAGAGTCATTTCAGAAATGAAAACTAGAAAACTAAGGAGCAGCAAAGATTCGCAGAATAGAGGGGCCTACTTAGTTCTGCAACTACACGACGAACTCCTATACGAG GTGAATGCCGCAGATCTTGATCGTGTTGCAGCAATAGTTAAAATTTCAATGGAAGAAGCATATCAGCTAACAATTCCATTGCCTGTTAAAATCAGAGTTGGTCCGACGTGGGGCAGTCTAACAGAATACACTGTTCAGAAGCCCATAGAATCATctgaatgtattttttaa